In Quercus lobata isolate SW786 chromosome 12, ValleyOak3.0 Primary Assembly, whole genome shotgun sequence, a genomic segment contains:
- the LOC115972137 gene encoding LOW QUALITY PROTEIN: molybdate transporter 1-like (The sequence of the model RefSeq protein was modified relative to this genomic sequence to represent the inferred CDS: inserted 1 base in 1 codon): MDPENHSPHKPKSGYLSNIIDQVKTNLVFRSKWAELNGAMGDLGTFIPIVLSLTLANDLNLGTTLIFTGVYNIVTGAIYGVPMPVQPMKAIAAAAISGSDFGVPEIMASGILTGGVLLVLGITGLMQLVYKIIPLSVVRGIQLAQGLSFALTAVKYIRKIQDFSKSKAKADRPWLGLDGLVLAIICACFIIVINGAGEEEQSGERGTAGVLGDEEIRLRREXVRKIIFSIPSAFIIFLFGVVFAFIRRPKVLEEIRFGPSSFQVVKMSKHAWKEGFIKGTIPQLPLSVLNSVIGVCTLSSDLFPGKDLSATSLSVTVGLMNVIGCWFGAMPSCHGAGGLAGQYKFGGRSGGCVALLGTAKLVLGLVLGTSLVKILDQFPVGILGVLLLFAGIELAMASRDMNSKEESFVMLICTAVSLVGSSAALGFLSGMIVHVLLRLRNLSKINPVVP; encoded by the exons ATGGACCCTGAAAACCATAGTCCCCACAAACCTAAGTCCGGCTATCTGTCCAACATCATCGACCAAGTGAAAACCAATTTAGTTTTTCGATCAAAATGGGCCGAGTTGAATGGTGCAATGGGGGACTTAGGCACGTTCATTCCAATAGTTCTGTCCTTGACACTAGCTAATGACCTTAACCTAGGCACAACATTAATATTCACCGGTGTCTACAATATTGTCACTGGTGCCATCTATGGTGTCCCTATGCCTGTGCAACCCATGAAGGCCATTGCAGCTGCAGCCATATCTGGGTCTGATTTTGGTGTCCCAGAAATCATGGCTTCCGGAATTTTAACCGGAGGGGTTTTATTGGTTTTGGGTATAACTGGATTGATGCAACTAGTGTATAAGATAATTCCTCTTTCTGTTGTAAGAGGAATTCAGCTTGCACAGGGGTTATCATTTGCACTAACTGCGGTTAAGTACATTAGAAAAATTCAGGATTTTTCTAAATCAAAGGCTAAAGCGGATAGGCCCTGGCTTGGTTTGGATGGGTTGGTTTTGGCTATAATTTGTGcttgttttataattgttattaaTGGTGCAGGTGAGGAAGAGCAAAGTGGTGAAAGAGGAACTGCTGGTGTTTTAGgtgacgaagaaataaggcttAGAAGAG GAGTGAGGAAGATTATCTTTTCAATTCCTTCAgcttttattatctttttatttggtGTGGTTTTTGCCTTTATAAGGAGACCTAAAGTGTTGGAAGAGATTAGATTTGGACCATCGTCTTTTCAAGTAGTGAAGATGTCTAAGCATGCATGGAAGGAAGGGTTTATAAAGGGTACAATTCCTCAACTCCCTTTGTCAGTACTAAATTCTGTGATCGGGGTGTGCACGTTGTCGTCTGATCTTTTTCCGGGGAAGGACTTATCGGCCACGTCACTTTCCGTGACCGTCGGGTTAATGAATGTGATAGGGTGTTGGTTTGGAGCTATGCCAAGTTGCCATGGTGCTGGTGGGTTAGCTGGGCAGTACAAGTTTGGTGGTAGGAGTGGTGGGTGTGTGGCACTTCTTGGCACAGCTAAATTGGTGTTGGGTTTGGTATTAGGGACTTCTTTGGTGAAGATTTTGGACCAATTTCCTGTTGGGATACTTGGAGTTTTGCTCTTGTTTGCTGGGATTGAGCTAGCTATGGCTTCAAGGGACATGAATTCCAAGGAGGAATCTTTTGTGATGCTTATTTGCACAGCGGTTTCACTTGTGGGTTCAAGTGCAGCGCTTGGTTTTCTGTCTGGGATGATTGTGCATGTGCTTCTTAGGCTAAGAAATTTGAGTAAGATCAACCCTGTTGTTCCATAG